From the genome of Ziziphus jujuba cultivar Dongzao chromosome 6, ASM3175591v1, one region includes:
- the LOC107430184 gene encoding BTB/POZ domain-containing protein At1g63850 has protein sequence MAATTTTTTTTTSHFKVQTQPTKPKRRKCRETTISTSAAAAATPNYRRVLENPTIVSPDNSWCCPASKHIPTPPPPPPSPPAQPKRNGGLSYHSQESDPVPTNPSSSSPASSPSSSFRIRFSPGSLSPVMDFIPTSASNGTATATATATTTANGTVVATNGYSGHHHDSFPSSFSKFNSVLTAGLLNPMSPPPPPDKTRSSPTLFEMMANEPDIHPRTQIQSNNVAVAASQKLQMVSAQDRQALMMQRIADALGSRSPGNQFNDPSSGDIKLTLSSRDGFSISMNVHRQILVAHSRFFAVKLSDRWTKQQRTTSPSPYSVEIADCDDVEIYIETLRLMYCKDLRKKLMKEDVPRVLGILKVSAAIGFDAGVLSCLEYLEAAPWAEDEEEKVASLLSELHLEGVGAGEVLKRVSIEVNNGTEEGNDNEEVLLKLLHVVLEGKDEKARRDMKGLVLKMLRENSSHNDLRKESLYSACDGCLQLLHHHFLRAAESDLQNVGQIARQADNMHWMLDILIDRQIAEDFLKTWASQTEMSAAHSKVPAVHRYEVSRVTARLFVGIGKGQLLASKDVRFLLLRTWLVPFYDDFAWMRRASRGLDRHLIEDGLSNTILTLPLAWQQEILLAWFNRFMNSSEDCPNIQRGFEVWWRRAFWRRGGEQERTRPLRITTATIENP, from the exons ATGGCAGCAACCACAACAACAACTACTACAACTACTTCTCACTTCAAAGTCCAAACCCAACCCACCAAGCCCAAACGCCGCAAGTGCCGTGAAACCACCATTTCCACCTCCGCCGCCGCAGCCGCCACACCCAATTATCGCAGAGTTCTTGAAAACCCCACCATTGTTTCGCCGGACAACTCTTGGTGTTGCCCTGCTTCCAAGCACATTCCcactcctcctcctccacctccTTCTCCACCTGCTCAGCCCAAAAGGAACGGTGGGCTGTCGTATCACAGTCAAGAATCTGATCCTGTGCCCACTaacccatcttcttcttctccggCTTCTTCGCCGTCTTCATCTTTCCGGATTCGTTTCTCGCCGGGGAGTCTTTCTCCGGTGATGGATTTCATACCCACTTCGGCTTCTAATGGTACGGCAACCGCAACGGCAACGGCAACGACAACAGCTAATGGTACGGTGGTGGCGACTAATGGGTATTCGGGTCATCATCACGATTCGTTCCCTTCGAGCTTCAGCAAGTTCAATTCGGTGCTCACCGCTGGGCTTCTGAACCCAATGTCGCCGCCTCCTCCGCCTGATAAGACCCGATCGAGCCCGACTCTTTTCGAGATGATGGCCAATGAGCCCGATATCCATCCCAGGACTCAGATCCAATCCAACAATGTCGCCGTCGCTGCTTCGCAGAAGCTTCAGATGGTTTCGGCTCAGGACAGGCAGGCATTGATGATGCAGAGGATTGCCGACGCTTTGGGTTCTCGTAGTCCCGGAAACCAGTTCAACGACCCGTCGTCCGGTGACATTAAGCTTACGTTGAGTTCGAGAGATGGTTTTAGTATTTCCATGAATGTTCACCGTCAGATTCTGGTCGCTCACAGTCGTTTCTTCGCTGTGAAGCTGTCCGATAGGTGGACCAAGCAGCAGAGAACGACGTCGCCTTCTCCTTACTCTGTGGAAATTGCTGATTGTGATGATGTTGAGATTTATATAGAGACCTTGCGGTTGATGTATTGCAAAGATCTGAGGAAGAAGCTTATGAAGGAGGATGTTCCTAGAGTTCTTGGGATTTTGAAg GTTTCTGCTGCAATTGGGTTCGATGCTGGTGTTTTGTCTTGTTTGGAGTACTTAGAAGCTGCTCCATGGGCTGAGGACGAAGAAGAGAAGGTGGCCTCGCTTTTGTCCGAGCTTCACCTTGAAGGTGTTGGAGCAGGGGAGGTTCTGAAGAGGGTCTCAATTGAAGTTAATAATGGAACTGAAGAAGGAAATGATAATGAAGAAGTTCTTCTCAAACTTTTACATGTAGTTCTTGAAGGCAAAGATGAGAAAGCTAGGAGGGATATGAAAGGTTTGGTGTTGAAGATGCTTCGTGAGAATTCGTCTCATAATGATCTTCGCAAAGAGTCATTGTACTCGGCTTGTGACGGGTGTTTGCAATTGCTTCACCACCATTTTTTGCGGGCAGCAGAGTCGGATTTGCAAAATGTGGGTCAGATTGCTAGGCAAGCTGATAATATGCATTGGATGTTGGATATTTTGATTGATAGACAGATTGCTGAGGATTTCTTGAAAACATGGGCATCTCAAACCGAAATGTCTGCTGCACATTCTAAAGTGCCTGCAGTTCATAGGTATGAGGTTAGCAGAGTTACAGCACGCTTATTTGTCGGTATTGGGAAGGGGCAGCTATTAGCTTCCAAGGATGTGAGATTTTTGCTTTTACGTACATGGTTGGTGCCATTTTATGACGATTTTGCGTGGATGAGGAGAGCATCGAGGGGACTTGACAGACATTTGATTGAGGATGGTCTTAGCAACACAATTCTTACTCTGCCGCTAGCTTGGCAACAGGAAATATTGCTTGCTTGGTTTAATCGATTCATGAACTCCAGTGAAGATTGCCCAAATATACAAAGAGGTTTTGAAGTATGGTGGAGGAGGGCCTTTTGGAGACGCGGTGGTGAGCAGGAAAGAACACGACCTTTACGAATTACAACTGCAACCATTGAGAACCCGTAG